A genomic region of Bradyrhizobium sp. ORS 278 contains the following coding sequences:
- a CDS encoding branched-chain amino acid ABC transporter permease, translating to MSDIAAIDTLPKPKRDIAPLLLPVVLALLMIPLVGSTSSWVTLTVASLAMGMMIFIMASGLTLVFGLMDVLNFGHGAFIAVGAYVATLVLLPLASWAQADSLLTNLAVLVPAALLSMGVTGALGLVVERVLVLPVYGQHLKQILMTTGGLIVAEQTLYALFGPQIIPMPLPAALRGSFILGDVAISKYRLLALLIGLVIFVAIELVLNRTKIGLLIRAGVENREMVEALGYRIRRLFLGVFMTGSALAGLGGVMWGLYREQVHASIGDELTVLVFIVVIIGGLGSITGCFIGAILVAMVANYGGFLVPKLALVSNILLMVAVLMWRPRGLYAVTSR from the coding sequence ATGAGCGACATCGCGGCTATCGACACGTTGCCCAAGCCGAAGCGCGACATCGCGCCGTTGCTGCTGCCGGTCGTGCTGGCACTGTTGATGATCCCGCTCGTTGGATCGACGAGTTCTTGGGTCACCCTGACGGTCGCGAGCCTGGCGATGGGGATGATGATCTTCATCATGGCCTCCGGCTTGACGCTCGTCTTTGGCCTGATGGACGTTCTGAACTTCGGCCACGGCGCGTTCATTGCCGTCGGCGCGTATGTCGCCACGCTGGTTCTGCTGCCGCTGGCGAGCTGGGCGCAGGCCGATTCGCTGCTGACCAACCTCGCCGTGCTCGTTCCGGCCGCGCTGCTGTCGATGGGCGTCACCGGCGCACTCGGCCTCGTGGTCGAACGCGTGCTGGTGCTGCCGGTCTACGGCCAGCACCTCAAGCAGATCCTGATGACAACCGGTGGCCTGATCGTCGCCGAGCAGACGCTGTATGCGCTGTTCGGCCCGCAGATCATCCCCATGCCGCTGCCGGCGGCGCTGCGCGGCTCGTTCATCCTCGGCGATGTCGCGATCTCGAAGTACCGGCTGCTGGCGCTGCTCATCGGCCTCGTGATCTTCGTCGCCATCGAGCTGGTGCTGAACCGCACCAAGATCGGGCTCCTGATCCGCGCTGGCGTCGAGAATCGGGAGATGGTCGAGGCGCTCGGCTATCGCATCCGCCGCCTGTTCCTTGGCGTCTTCATGACCGGCTCGGCGCTGGCCGGCCTCGGCGGCGTGATGTGGGGCCTCTACCGCGAGCAGGTCCATGCCTCGATCGGCGACGAGCTCACCGTGCTGGTCTTCATCGTCGTCATCATCGGCGGACTTGGCTCGATCACAGGCTGCTTCATCGGCGCGATCCTGGTCGCGATGGTTGCCAATTACGGCGGCTTCCTGGTGCCCAAGCTCGCCCTCGTCTCCAACATCCTGCTGATGGTCGCCGTGCTGATGTGGCGGCCGCGCGGCCTCTATGCGGTGACCAGCCGATGA
- a CDS encoding ABC transporter ATP-binding protein, which yields MNALLKLADVETYIGRYHILQGVDFEVPEGQTTMLLGRNGAGKTTTLRTIMGLWQARTGTISLTGEPIEKLSTPDIAQRGVGYVPESMAVFSDLTVKENLVLAARNGPLDDAQLAWIFGFFPALKKFWLSRAGSLSGGQKQMLSIARAIVEPRKLLLIDEPTKGLAPAIVMSLIECLKEIKRRGATILLVEQNFHAARELGDQVLVMDNGTIVHRGEMAALAADVPLQERLLGLSLEAHQ from the coding sequence ATGAACGCGCTGCTGAAGCTTGCTGATGTCGAGACCTATATCGGCCGTTATCACATCCTGCAGGGCGTCGACTTCGAGGTGCCCGAGGGCCAGACCACGATGCTGCTCGGCCGCAATGGCGCCGGCAAGACCACGACCCTGCGGACCATCATGGGCCTGTGGCAGGCCAGGACGGGCACCATCTCGCTGACGGGAGAGCCGATCGAAAAGCTGTCGACACCGGACATCGCCCAGCGCGGCGTCGGCTACGTGCCGGAGAGCATGGCGGTGTTCTCCGACCTCACCGTCAAGGAAAACCTGGTGCTGGCGGCGCGCAACGGTCCGCTCGATGATGCCCAGCTCGCCTGGATCTTCGGCTTCTTCCCGGCCCTGAAGAAGTTCTGGCTGTCGCGCGCCGGCAGCCTGTCGGGCGGCCAGAAGCAGATGCTGTCGATCGCGCGCGCGATCGTCGAGCCGCGCAAGCTGCTCCTGATCGACGAGCCGACCAAGGGGCTGGCGCCCGCGATCGTGATGTCGCTGATCGAGTGCCTGAAGGAGATCAAGCGCCGGGGCGCCACCATTCTCCTGGTCGAGCAGAACTTCCATGCCGCGCGCGAGCTCGGCGACCAGGTGCTGGTGATGGACAACGGCACCATCGTCCATCGCGGCGAGATGGCCGCGCTCGCCGCCGACGTGCCGCTGCAGGAACGCCTGCTCGGCCTCAGCCTGGAGGCGCATCAATGA
- a CDS encoding ABC transporter ATP-binding protein: MSITLETRDLTIRFGGHVAVNSVSCSFRPGELTAIVGPNGAGKTTYFNLISGQLTASSGSILFDGLDITGLSAPLRSRAGLGRAFQLTNLFPNLSVEENVRLAVQAQSGTHYDLLRPWMARRDLIARADAILDQVALGGRRSVTATTLSHGDQRKLEVALMMALEPKVFMFDEPTAGMSIDEVPVVLDLIARLKQDTSKIILLVEHKMDVVRSLADRIIVLHNGQLVADGKPAEVIASPIVQEAYLGVAPRSAA; the protein is encoded by the coding sequence ATGTCCATCACCCTCGAAACCCGCGACCTGACCATCCGCTTCGGCGGCCATGTCGCGGTCAACAGCGTCAGCTGCAGCTTCCGCCCGGGCGAGCTGACCGCGATCGTCGGTCCCAACGGCGCCGGCAAGACCACCTATTTCAACCTGATCTCCGGCCAGCTGACAGCCTCCTCCGGCTCCATCCTGTTCGATGGCCTCGACATCACCGGCCTCTCCGCGCCGCTGCGCTCCCGCGCCGGCCTCGGCCGCGCCTTCCAGCTCACCAACCTGTTCCCCAATCTCAGCGTCGAGGAGAACGTCCGCCTCGCGGTGCAGGCGCAGAGCGGCACCCATTACGATCTGCTGCGTCCCTGGATGGCGCGCCGCGACCTGATCGCGCGCGCCGATGCAATCCTCGACCAGGTCGCGCTCGGCGGCCGCCGCAGCGTCACCGCAACCACCCTCTCGCATGGCGACCAGCGCAAGCTCGAGGTCGCGCTGATGATGGCGCTGGAGCCGAAAGTCTTCATGTTCGACGAGCCCACCGCGGGCATGAGCATCGACGAGGTGCCGGTCGTGCTCGATCTCATCGCCAGGCTGAAGCAGGACACGAGCAAGATCATCCTGCTCGTCGAGCACAAGATGGACGTGGTCCGCTCGCTCGCCGACCGCATCATCGTGCTGCATAACGGGCAGCTCGTCGCCGACGGCAAGCCGGCCGAGGTCATCGCCTCGCCCATCGTGCAGGAAGCCTATCTCGGCGTGGCGCCGCGGAGCGCCGCATGA